The nucleotide sequence GTGGAAACTTATTCAAAATTTCATAATGTACAAGCCGTATTTACGAAGGGAGAAGGTATCGTCCGTCCTTGGGAAAGCGCAACCCTTGGCCATTTTGACGATGTTGAGATCCCGGAATACGGACATCTGAACTTATATTTAGGACCTCTTGGAATAGAGTGTCTAGGTTCCTTAGTGACTTCGGAAGAGAAGAAGGATCCGCTTCCCATCAAACAAAAACCGGTCGCCAAGGAAGATATTAAGAAGGAGTCTGTTGCATCCGCTCCTTCCAAAAAAACTTCTCCTAAAAAGCAAGCGGCTAAAAAAACAAGTCCTGCTAAAAAGAAAACGGCCAAGTCTTCCCCTAAAAAAGTAAAACCTAAGAAGAAACGTTAAACTTCTTTATAGTTTCGGCGGAAAATACGTAAGAGATTTACCGCCGGAGTCCCATTTCCTTGTTCCAGTCCCCCAAACAGTAATCGAATTTTTTTCGGAAGTAAAACTTGTGGTCCCATCCGGGAATACATTCACCTGGTATTTAGGAGTTTCCAAACGATACGTACCATTCTTAAAAAGATATACTCTTTCCTTTCTCGGAGATTGGAATACACCTTCTACCTTACCTTTCAGCGATTCTACCTTCAAAGAAAAAGGAATTCTAATATCAGGAATGGAGGAAGGATCAGTAATGTTTATCAACTCCGCAAGTTCTTCCGTTTTAAAAGAAGAAGCTTCCGAAAAAGCAAAAGGTAAAGTAATTGTTCCGATAATTTCCCATTCTAAAAATTTCGCAGGAAGATCTTTCGTTTCGGATCCCAAATAGCTCAGCAGATCCGACTGTAATTTGGAAACATTCGAATTGAGCACGGATCTTAATGCGGAATCGATACTTTCTCCCTCGCAAGTTTTATCCCAAAGATCCCTGATTTTTGAATTCCCATACTTATGAGAAATAAAATCCATTGCCAGAAATCCTGCTAGATAAGGATCTGATCTTTCCAGTTGTAACTTGCTCTTCTTTAGAATAAAATTTTCGTAATATTCTCTATACTTTGTACCTTTGTGTTTAGGCCAACCGAAATGGGCAATAAATTCTGCATGACCTTCTACAAGCCAAGCAGGCTGAGCGATAGGCGGTTGGATTTTTCCGGTTCGGATTGCGCCACATCTGATCTGCTGCATATGATGAGTGATTTCATGATACACCATATAGGAGGGTTGGGTCGAATGTTGATACCTTTTGACCTCAGGATCCGGATCTTCCACGATCATATCCTTTTCGGGACTCGGATCACAAAAACTGATCCCGTAAATTCCGCCTCTACCACCGCTGCAAGCGATCCCGGCTAAATTATTGAATTCTCTGAAGGACTTCGTATCCTGAAAAAAAGCTACCAGGATCCTGGATGACGGTTTCAGATCGAAATCACTTTCCGCTTTTTTGAAAAAATCCGGAGTGGTTTTGGATTCGGTAAACGCATGAACAAAAAGAGAATTTTTAGGTTCGAACTCGAAAAGAAAACGATCTTTCTCTTCGGAAATATTTCCGTATCGTCCAGGTTTGGTAAATCGAAAGAATTTGTTCTCAGCTGGATTCTCATATAAATACTCCAATTTGCCGGATACTTCATAGAAAGAAGCTCTGATCTGTGAATTGTCCGGATAGATCAGGATTTTTTCGGATTGGCAGCTCGGGCATTTTTTAGGATAAGAATAGATCTTAACTCCTTCTTTTTCCAATGCCCATTCATCAGCGGATCTTTGGAGAAAGCTTGTGCCATCTTTCAGATCCCATTTGTAAAATCCAGGACTCCATTGATACACCGTTCCGCCGTCAGGGCCGGTATAATATCCTGCTTTATTCGGGATTTTTAATACAAATTCTCGCCCGTTCGGAAAGTGGAATTTATCAAATTCTTCCCAATTGGACGGAGCGGTTTTCCGGCTCGATAAAATGAACTTGGGAATATCCGAGTTATATGCTAAATCCACTTTAGGCGCTTGGCCTTGCGTAAGAATTGGGGAGACGAAAATAAGAGTATAAACTATGATCTGAAAATTTTTTAACCTCACCGTGTTTCTCCCGTATTATTAAAGAAGAGGCGAAATGAACTAAGACTGGTCTTCCGATAAAACGATCAAAGAGTCGGATTCATGTAGCGAAAAATATTCTGACTTATCCGGGATCAAATATACTCCGTAACCCTTGGATTCGTCCGTTTCCTCCGAAACGATCCTAATCCCAAAACATGTCTCTTTTCTTTGTTGTGCTGCGTACATACAATCCGCAAAATTTACACGTTTAGGAAAATCCTCGAAATATAAGTAGGCAGGTTTAAGATAGATCTCGCTTCCTTCCGGATCGAATAAACTTTCATAAACCCTCATAACATCGGGTTCTTGGGAAACCTGAGCCATCATCTTGGAAACGAATTGATTGGAGATCAGAAAGTCTTTCACTCCGGTTTCCAAAACTAATTCCGTATTTTCCGAATTCATGATCTCGGTGATAAGTTGTGTCTCGGCTTTTTTGCCTCCAGATAGTTGTTTTTTCTTAAAGTATTGGCGAAACCTTAACAATAGAGAAATTGTCCTGGCGTCCACTTCCTCGATATTCTCCTTCTCTTCCGCTAAGAATATTACGGAATCATACTGTTCCGGAGAAAGTTTTTCCAAAATACCTTCTTGGGAAAGGTTTGCTACCAACGATCTGAGTTTGATCTGGGGATATTTAGTTTTCAGTTTTGCAAGCGTTGTCTTAATCTCTTCGTTGGATTCGTTTATCAGAAGATCTATTTGGGAATCCGGAGAAGAGAATTTTGCATATTCGTCCACGATAATTTTACTTTTGGAATTCCATCCGATGATCAGTTGTTTGTCGATCGGCCTTGATAAACTGGTATTCGGATAAGATAGAGCTGCAGTAACGATCACAGGTTTATCATCGAATTTGATCTTAGAGTCGTCTTCGGCAAGAATGATCGCATCCTCTTCATTCTCCGGAAGATATTGCGGATCGGGATTTAAAACGATTTCCCCGCTGATCTTTCTAAAACCTAACGGAACCGATTCCTTAAATCTAAATGAAATTTCGGAATAGTTTAAACCTCTCCAACCGTTCTTAGGTTTATAAAAATAGATCTCATTTCCTTCAAAACCGACTAAATTGGAATACACGATCGCAAGACCGGAAGTCCTGGATGTTTGGACAAGTAATTTGGAAAGAATACTTCTTTCGTCCATGACCTGTATGGATTCGGAAAGATCCGACGCAATATTCCGATTTTCTAATCCATGGAGTTCTGCTACGACGGGAGGAAGACCGAACTCTCCACTTAAAGCTACAAGAGCCATGATGGATTTTAAAACTTTCGCATCTCCTACGGATTTACCTTCTTCCGATTCTTCTGAACCTGCAGGATTTAGTATGATGATACTTTTCGCTTTTGACGCATTTACTTTTTTTAATGAATGAAGATGAGAAGGAAGTCCTGACCTGGTGATAATTTTTGTGGTCTTAGTATCTTCGAGATTTTCGGAAAGAAAATCATCCATTTCCTCCTTGTCTCGGTCGGCGAGTACTACAGCCGCTTTTCCCGATTCGGAAGAGTTAGCCTCTATCAATTCTTTTAATATTTCAATCGTTCGTATCCCGAATCCTAAAATCAATGTATGATCCGATTCTAGGACATCACTTTTACCTTTTCTGAGTTCTTGGATTTTTTGGTCGAATTGGTTCGTGATAAATGCGACTAAGCTGGAGAATAAGACTAAACCGGAAAATACGCTTAGTATTCCTACGAATTTATTGAACCAGTTGGATTCTCCGTCTTCTGCAACCGCTCCTGCATCGGAGATTTGTAAGAACACTCTCCATAAAAAATCACCAGATTCTTTAATGGATTCATCCGGAAACAAGAGTGCACCCAGTATTCGTATTAAAGATAAGAATACGAATGCTCCTAAGAATAGGGTCATTAGCGCCGCGAAGACGGAGCCTCCGCCTCTAGACATAAAATTATCGAAATGGTAGCGGAGCCTTTTGAAAAGACCTGGTTTCTCTTTCATGCGAGGTGAAGAGTTAAGTAATAATTATTTATTTCCAGCGGAAAAATGCAGGAAATTTGAAATTTATAGGATCAGATTCCGTTTGTACAGCTAGCCCAATTAAATTGGAAATTGTAATTTCGGATCGATCCGGTCACGTTCACAGTATCCGAAAAATTGGATTTGTTCCTTAATTGACCGGAAATAGTTCCTGTCATCGGACCATCTACTCCATCTATATCCCCATCCGTATAAGCTTGTTGTAATTGAAAATTGTCGTCGAAATTTTCGTACACATTAGAACTGGAATCCGTATATTCAAAAACAAATCCTTCGCTAAGTACCATAGTGCCGATCTCTTTCGGAATTTCCATATACACTTTTTCGGAAGAATTCGAACTCCAAGGCTGGGGAAACGGTAAAATCTCTCCGGAGTTATTATAATTCGGATGCTGCATGGAAACGTTGGTATGCAGAAGGAAACTGACCGCATCGACTTCAAGATTCAATTCGCAGTCGGGGCAGGCTGCTAAAATAAGTTGTGCATTTGCAAGGCAGAGAGGATTCCATCCTCCTTTATTTGAGTCATCTTCTAAAAAATCTAAATTTAAAAGAGAACATTGCAGAGTAAATAGAAGGAGGAATGCCCAAAACGGGAAAAGCACCCTTAAATGGCGAAACAATTTGGAAAAGGTTTTGTTCCCTATCATTTAGGTAACTATACCATGATTTTTTTGTCTTTCGGACATTTTCTTTTGAAAAAATATCCAAATTGGATGATTTGTTATAGGATAGAGGCTTATTTAGCTATATAATCTTCGAAAATCTCACGAAGACTGTCTTCCATTTCTCGGATATAACGTAGATCTTTAGTCATTCTCCAAAGAGTGATGGAACCATGATACGCCATCAACACTCTTCTGGAGACATATTGAATATCCATGCTTCTGGAAAATTGACCGGAGGCAACCGCGCGGCTGAGATAATCTCGGATCATCTTAGTCCATTTTTCAGCGATACCTTTTAGAAATTCCGTATATTCCGGATCGGCATCCATCACTTGATTTGCAAAACCTGCAAATGGATCTCCGAAAAATTCATGATGACGGATCTGTCTTTCTTTCAAGATCACCCAGGCTCTTAAAAATTCTTGGACCTCTGGATATCTTTCCATGAGAGAGGCTAGATCTGAAAGAGTCTTTTCTTCCTGGCGAGCGAGGTAGGCGATCCCTAGTTCCTTTTTAGAAGGAAAATGATCGTAAAGACTCGCAGCCACTGAGCCGGATTCTTGGATAATCTGTCTCATTCCGGTATTGGAAAATCCCTGTTTATAGAAAAGATCTGTCGCAGTATCCAGAATTCTTTCGCGGACACTGGCCCCGGAATCTCTTTTTTTTCTCTGAGCGGTCATGTGCTTAAATACGTTATTTTTTCAGTATTGCCCTAAAAACCTCGTTTCGTCAATAGAATTTGGGTTTAACGTATAAAAATACAGAACGAACGTTCTGTATTTTTTTTATTGCCCCGATTTCCCCGGGGTCTAAGCTAGTGTCAGGACGGTTCAAAATGTCTGTTACGGAAAAAGAACAAGTCAGAACCAGATTTTCGGATCTAGATACACAAAGACATACAACTAGTAGGACTTATGAGGATTCTTGTTTAGGGGATAGGTATCGTATCTTAGAAGAAGCGGGTTATTCTTGGAAAAGAATGCTCGAAGAATCGGTTCGATTACAAACCGTTGGGGCGGATATTCGTTTTCTTGCCCAACAAATGGAAAACACGGAATTATCCATACGCACTAGTTATCGCTCCGGACAGGATGGCCTATTGGCCTTCTCCCAAGAAGTTTTGGATCCAAACGGAAAAGTGGCGGCAGAGATCAGAACATTAGCAAGAACGGAGAAGGATGGAAAACCTTTCCAACTCATCGCTGCCCAAGATCCTTCCGAGGAGCTAATCTCTTCTTTCGAATCCGTACCTTCTTTTTCCGGATCTTGCGAACGGACACTTGCGGAAAGAGATCTATTTTACTGTGAAAGAAATCCATTCGGTGACTATAACCCTTCTCACTATTGGAGACTATTGGAAGAAGGTCGTTGGAATTTTACCGCAGAATGTGGACTGAGCCTGGAAGATCTGGTCGCAATGGACACCACACTTTTCTATATGGGTGGGAAGATCCGTTATCGTAAACCTCTTGCCGCTGGCAGAAGGGCAAAAGTGCAAACTTGGATCCATAGTTTTGATAAGATCTGGAGCCGAATGAGACAAGAGGTCAGCGACTCCGAAACAGGAGAGATATTAGCGGAATCCATGGACGATCTGCTCGTAGTTTCCGTAAGCAAGTCCAGGCCTAAAAAACCCGGAGATGATCTGCTGAAAATATTCGCGAGAGTCACCGAGTTCCCTGAAGGAGGCCCCAAATGAAATATTATCTTATTTTAATGAACGTACCAAATAAAAGGTCTGGAGAAAGACAATGAAACTCGATAAAAAATTGGCGATTTGTACGCCAAGAAGAACTCCCTTCGCTCAAATTGCGAAAGCTTTAGGACCCTATCCTGGCCATCACTTAGGTCGTATAGTGGCTGAAGACATCATTGCAAAGAGTGGCGTTAAAAAAGATCAAATCGACGGGATCGTAGTTGGAGAAGGATTCTCTAATGCTCCGAACTCCGCGCGAGTGATCGCAAACTTGATCGGACTTAGGGACGAAGTTCCTTCGATCACAGTTTCCAATAACTGCGTATCCGGTATCGAAGCTCTTTCCGAAGCGGCTCGCCGTATCATTCTTGGAGAAGGAGAACTTTTCCTAGTAATCGGAGAAGAGTCTCAAACTTCTATGCCTTTCGTTGTGAAAAACGCAAGATTGAACAAGAAAGCGGGATCTTTGGACAAACTGAAAAAACTTCTTCCTGATAACCTTCCTGAAGGTGTGGAACTTAGAGACACTCTGGAAGACGGACTTGGCGACGGTGAAACTTCCTACGGAATGCAAGTAACTGCTGAGATCCTTGCTCAGAACTACGAACTTTCTCGTGAGATCACCGACAAACTCGCTTTCGAATCTTTCAAAAGAGCATTAGAAGCTTCTAAAGCAGGAAAATACGCTCCATTCATCATCCCGATGAAAGACGAAGACGGAACCGAGCTTACTATCGATGAGGCAGTCGGACTTCGTGAAGGACTTGTTGAAAACCCAAGCCGTATGGGAAGAGCAATGCTTCTTTTCGACAACCCTCAGATGAAATTCGACGAGTTCAAAACCAAGTATTCCAAATATCTTGAAAAATCTCACGGGCCAACCGTTTCCATCTTCAATGCGAGCCCTCGTTCCGATGGAGCAGCTGGTGTTATCTTAACTACGGTAGAAAAAGCGAAAGCTCTCGGATTAAAGATCGAAGCGGTACTTTCCGGATGGAAAATGAAAGGTGTGGATCCCAACTTGATGGGGATCGGACAAGCTTATGCAACCGAATCACTTCTTACGGACACCGGAGTTAAGATCGAAGACGTAGACTACGTTGAGATTCATGAAGCGTTTGCGGCAACTGCAGTAGCGGCTCTTGTTCAGATCGAAAAAGATACCGGTTGGAAATGGGAGCAAAAATTCGACGAGAAGAAGATCAACCCTAACGGTGGATCTATCGCGATCGGTCACCCTTTCGGAGCTACCGGTATCCGTTTGGTGAATAACGCGATCATGGACCTGCAAGAAGATCCTAAGGCAAAAAAAGTGGTTATCACTGCTTGTGCTCACGGTGGAATTGCAGGAGCAATGCTCATCGAAAGATTCGAAGGTTAATTTTTAACCTCTTAAATCGTATTAAGACCCCGAGGAAGGAGACTTCTTCGGGGTTTTTTATGTTTAAGGTTTAACTTGCTCTTTCTAAAGATGGTTGGTCCAAAATGGATCTTCTATTCTTTAAGATGAATAGTCCGAATACTAATGCAGTTACAAACATGAGCAAACTATAAGTAATCGGGACCACCGTCATTGTAGGGACTTGTAAAATGGTCCCTGTCACTAAAAGTGCTGTAGTCCCATTTTGGATGCCTAATTCAAAAGCGATCGTTACCGCTTGGGTCCTACTTAAACGTAAAAGTAAGCCCAGTAAAAATCCGAGACTGATACAAATACAATTCATAGTCAAAGCAGCGACGCCACTTTGAGCAAAAAATCCCCACATTTTTTCCCAGTTCTGTTTCACTAAGCCTGCAATGATTGCAAATAAAATGATCATCGAAAAAACTTTTACCGGTTTTTCGCAAGCAGTCGCAAATTTTGGGGAATAATTTTTTACAACCATTCCGATCCCGACTGGAAGCACAGTGATGATAAAAAGTTGGAGGATTGTTTTGAGTATTGGAAGTTCTATCGTTTTTCCTTCCCCCATAAAATATACCATCGAGTAGTACGTCAAAAAAGGAAGAGTGAATGGTTTGATCACGCTAATCAGAGCGGTTAATGTTACCGATAAAGCTACATCTCCTTTAAACAAATACGAATACATATTTGAAGTCGGGCCGGATGGGCAACAGGATAAGACCATTAATCCCACAGCCAACAACGGTTCCAGATGGAACATGGTTGCAACCATAAATCCTAAAAGCGGTAGTAGCAAAAGTTGGGCTAAAAGTCCCACCAATACTGCCTTAGGGAATAGAGCCACTCTTTCGAAATCTTTGAGCGTCAAAGATAGCCCCATCCCGAACATAATTATAAAAAGTGAGATCGGAAGCACTATCTCCAATAAAAATCCACTTTGCATTTTTTTTCTCCTTATTGTTTTAATTCGTTTCTTTTGTTACGAGTCTTGCGGGTTGGCCGTTCGTTTTAATCGGCTCTTTGGAAAACGAATATTCTATCTTTAAAAAGGAAATATCGTCCGTAAGATATTCCTCCATATCTTGGTAGATCTTGTGTAGATCTCCTTTCGCTTCTTCTATCCTGGAAAGGAAAGCTTCTTGGTTTTCATTGATCTCTTTGCTTCCATCTTCTCGGATACCTACAATCAGATCGTCTTTACCGTCAGAACCTATGAACAAAGAATCACCCGGTTTCAACTGAAATGACTGGACCGTAAATATGGAAGATGGATCGAAAGGTAATCCGATCCGATTGAAAAAATGTTTGGTCGGGATCAGACTTGCTTTTCCGTTTCTGTATAAAATGGGAGAAGGATGCTCCGCGTTTACTAAATATGTTTTGCCTGTAGCCTCTTCTATGACGCCGAGGATGGCGGTGACGAGCATACTTCCTTCGAAAATTTCAAACACTTTAGAAAGTTCTAAAAAAGTGGATCTCAACCAGCGTTGTGGAGTAAACTCTATCGTTTTATCTTCGAATAACCTTGTCCTATTTAAGATGGAACCGAATACGGAACCTAAAACGATTGCACCTCCTGCACCTTGGATCGATTTTCCCATTGCGTCCGCGTTCATGAACACGGTACAATTTGCTCCTCCGATCTTGAGGCTCGCCGACATACAAAGATCTCCGCCGATCTCGTGGTTATGTTCCTTGAATACGAATTGTTTTTTCTGGCGAGTAAACGATTCAACGAAAACGCTCCCGTTCCGGATGGTCTCTATTCCGAACGGTTTTAAAAGAAGGGATGTTAAAAAATAATCCCCTTGTTGTTGTTCCAATAATTGAGTAAGCCTGGAAGTTCTGTCTTTTACCTGGTCTTCCAATGTGTCCGCATATACGGAGAGGGCAGTTCTTGCTTCTCGAATGGAGCTTACCATTCCATTAAAAGAGTCCGTAAGAAAACCGATCTCATCTTGGATACGAACTTGTAGCTTAGTATTTAGATCTCCTTGGTTTACTTTTCCGATCCCTATTAATAAATTTTTGAGAGGATTCCAGATCGCACCTCTAAAGAAGAGCCTAAACCCGAAAAGTACGACGAGTACAGTGATGAATAAAATTGCAAAGTAAGGTCTGATAGTTACGTGAAGAAAGTTTCTATATTCTTCGTACGGAAATGTTACTTCGTATTTATGATTTTGATCTTCGAGAGAAAATTTGTATAATACGGATCTTGATCCCACTTTACTATCTTCGATGAAATAACGTTCTGCTTCCGACGGAAAGATGGAGTCGTAATATCCTGAGGATTGTCTTAAGAAACTTTTGCGGAAATCCTGATCTGTTGGAATTCCTACACTCAGACTGGAGTTTGGATTTCTATTTGTTGGAATCCCTACATCCGCAGCGGAGATTGAATTCTGATTCGTCGGAGTTCTTGTATGCGGCTTAGAGTCCGGAACATTCTTCCGAATAAGAATCGAATTCTCCGCTTCTCGTAATTTACTTAGATCGAATGTATCTTCTTGTCTGGAAACGGATGCGAGTCCTATCCAATATAGAATGAGTAAGAATGTTCCCAAACAAATCCCGGTGATCCTGTTTAGAAAACGAGTCTGATCCGAAGTAGTATTGATGTAAAGGACTAGGATCACAAAACTTCCCGGGATCATAAAGAATGTATAAACGGTCAGGAAGTCCGTTCTGGAGATTAATCCTGCCCGGCTCATTCCGTTTGCGATCACGGGAGGGAATATTAAAAGAGAGAAGAATAGAACGAATAACCCGGTAAAACGATTGGATTCCTTAGAGGCAGTCCAACTTCTCCATATTCCCGTTAATATCATTAGGAAAGCATAAACTAAAACCAAAACTCCTAAGATCTTGTTCTCTAACGGAAGGGGGAAAGTCCAGATCTGTTCCGAAAAATCAAATACGGGTTCTTTTTTAAATGTGCAGAAAACATAATATATGGAAAAGGTTATCCAAACGAATAATTGCGTGATTAAGAACCGAAACGCGAATTTTTCTTTTACAGTAATCGGGTAGAAGAAAAAGAACTGCCCCATACAGGAAAATGCGGGAATGACGGCCAAGATCAGCCATCGATGATAGGCAGCTATGGGGGAATCGATACTATAAGCGATCACAAATGCGAACGCGTGGACTGATAATAAAAAAAATGCCCCAGCCAAATAAGAACTGGACTTGGATCTGTTTTTGATTGCGGCTAAAAAACTTGCGAGTACCGCGGTGAAAATACAAACGATCAAAGACCCGAAAGAAAAAAATGTCAGCTGTAAGCTCATAAAGCCCCCGAAGACATATAGCAGGAAGCGTGCCAATCTTAGTTTGAATTTGTACTTTGGAGATCCATCGTATCTTGCTTCGATTTCGCATTTAATTTGTTCCAATCGTTTTGGAACCCAAAACATCGATTGTTTTCAATCAGTATGGCAAAGAACGGTCGATCGATTTTAATCAGTTGCCCATCAGAATGTTGTATCCTTTTGTTTTCCGCACGTTTCATCCGGAAGTTTGATAAATTTCTTTCTGGCACGAAAACTGCTTAAGGAGGTTAGTCTCCTGATTACTTCGAAACGAATTTAGGAGACTCGTATAAAAACCGAGGAGAATATTAATGCGATACGGATGGAAAGGGAATTTAGTGAAAGGACTGATTCTTTTACTATTTCTTCCACTTATGGTTTTGCCGATCTCTGCAGAAGAAAAGGAAACTGCGGAACCGCCGAAGGACAAATGGAGAATATTATTAGGGGCTTTTGCAGGGCAATTTGACTTACAATTACAAACGAAACTTCCGTTCAACTACGTAAACCCAAGTTCCGGTCAAAGAGAAATTCCTTCCTTAGGCAGAGCGAGCGGTCTTACACAAAACGGAGCAATGGATCTGGGAGTAGAAGGAATAGGTCCTCAGAAAGGGTTACAGTTCATGCTCTTAAGCGACTCCTTGGTCTTTCAGGCTTCCTATGCAAGAGTAGATGTGAATTTTGCTCCTCTTAGAAATCCTCCGATCGGGGTGAATACTGCGGAAGGAAACGCAGGAGGTAACGTTTATTCTAGCAGCTTGGACTATTATATGAATATAAG is from Leptospira sp. WS58.C1 and encodes:
- a CDS encoding SpoIIE family protein phosphatase produces the protein MSLQLTFFSFGSLIVCIFTAVLASFLAAIKNRSKSSSYLAGAFFLLSVHAFAFVIAYSIDSPIAAYHRWLILAVIPAFSCMGQFFFFYPITVKEKFAFRFLITQLFVWITFSIYYVFCTFKKEPVFDFSEQIWTFPLPLENKILGVLVLVYAFLMILTGIWRSWTASKESNRFTGLFVLFFSLLIFPPVIANGMSRAGLISRTDFLTVYTFFMIPGSFVILVLYINTTSDQTRFLNRITGICLGTFLLILYWIGLASVSRQEDTFDLSKLREAENSILIRKNVPDSKPHTRTPTNQNSISAADVGIPTNRNPNSSLSVGIPTDQDFRKSFLRQSSGYYDSIFPSEAERYFIEDSKVGSRSVLYKFSLEDQNHKYEVTFPYEEYRNFLHVTIRPYFAILFITVLVVLFGFRLFFRGAIWNPLKNLLIGIGKVNQGDLNTKLQVRIQDEIGFLTDSFNGMVSSIREARTALSVYADTLEDQVKDRTSRLTQLLEQQQGDYFLTSLLLKPFGIETIRNGSVFVESFTRQKKQFVFKEHNHEIGGDLCMSASLKIGGANCTVFMNADAMGKSIQGAGGAIVLGSVFGSILNRTRLFEDKTIEFTPQRWLRSTFLELSKVFEIFEGSMLVTAILGVIEEATGKTYLVNAEHPSPILYRNGKASLIPTKHFFNRIGLPFDPSSIFTVQSFQLKPGDSLFIGSDGKDDLIVGIREDGSKEINENQEAFLSRIEEAKGDLHKIYQDMEEYLTDDISFLKIEYSFSKEPIKTNGQPARLVTKETN
- a CDS encoding thioesterase family protein gives rise to the protein MSVTEKEQVRTRFSDLDTQRHTTSRTYEDSCLGDRYRILEEAGYSWKRMLEESVRLQTVGADIRFLAQQMENTELSIRTSYRSGQDGLLAFSQEVLDPNGKVAAEIRTLARTEKDGKPFQLIAAQDPSEELISSFESVPSFSGSCERTLAERDLFYCERNPFGDYNPSHYWRLLEEGRWNFTAECGLSLEDLVAMDTTLFYMGGKIRYRKPLAAGRRAKVQTWIHSFDKIWSRMRQEVSDSETGEILAESMDDLLVVSVSKSRPKKPGDDLLKIFARVTEFPEGGPK
- a CDS encoding DUF6055 domain-containing protein is translated as MRLKNFQIIVYTLIFVSPILTQGQAPKVDLAYNSDIPKFILSSRKTAPSNWEEFDKFHFPNGREFVLKIPNKAGYYTGPDGGTVYQWSPGFYKWDLKDGTSFLQRSADEWALEKEGVKIYSYPKKCPSCQSEKILIYPDNSQIRASFYEVSGKLEYLYENPAENKFFRFTKPGRYGNISEEKDRFLFEFEPKNSLFVHAFTESKTTPDFFKKAESDFDLKPSSRILVAFFQDTKSFREFNNLAGIACSGGRGGIYGISFCDPSPEKDMIVEDPDPEVKRYQHSTQPSYMVYHEITHHMQQIRCGAIRTGKIQPPIAQPAWLVEGHAEFIAHFGWPKHKGTKYREYYENFILKKSKLQLERSDPYLAGFLAMDFISHKYGNSKIRDLWDKTCEGESIDSALRSVLNSNVSKLQSDLLSYLGSETKDLPAKFLEWEIIGTITLPFAFSEASSFKTEELAELINITDPSSIPDIRIPFSLKVESLKGKVEGVFQSPRKERVYLFKNGTYRLETPKYQVNVFPDGTTSFTSEKNSITVWGTGTRKWDSGGKSLTYFPPKL
- a CDS encoding CASTOR/POLLUX-related putative ion channel, which produces MSRGGGSVFAALMTLFLGAFVFLSLIRILGALLFPDESIKESGDFLWRVFLQISDAGAVAEDGESNWFNKFVGILSVFSGLVLFSSLVAFITNQFDQKIQELRKGKSDVLESDHTLILGFGIRTIEILKELIEANSSESGKAAVVLADRDKEEMDDFLSENLEDTKTTKIITRSGLPSHLHSLKKVNASKAKSIIILNPAGSEESEEGKSVGDAKVLKSIMALVALSGEFGLPPVVAELHGLENRNIASDLSESIQVMDERSILSKLLVQTSRTSGLAIVYSNLVGFEGNEIYFYKPKNGWRGLNYSEISFRFKESVPLGFRKISGEIVLNPDPQYLPENEEDAIILAEDDSKIKFDDKPVIVTAALSYPNTSLSRPIDKQLIIGWNSKSKIIVDEYAKFSSPDSQIDLLINESNEEIKTTLAKLKTKYPQIKLRSLVANLSQEGILEKLSPEQYDSVIFLAEEKENIEEVDARTISLLLRFRQYFKKKQLSGGKKAETQLITEIMNSENTELVLETGVKDFLISNQFVSKMMAQVSQEPDVMRVYESLFDPEGSEIYLKPAYLYFEDFPKRVNFADCMYAAQQRKETCFGIRIVSEETDESKGYGVYLIPDKSEYFSLHESDSLIVLSEDQS
- a CDS encoding thiolase family protein; translation: MKLDKKLAICTPRRTPFAQIAKALGPYPGHHLGRIVAEDIIAKSGVKKDQIDGIVVGEGFSNAPNSARVIANLIGLRDEVPSITVSNNCVSGIEALSEAARRIILGEGELFLVIGEESQTSMPFVVKNARLNKKAGSLDKLKKLLPDNLPEGVELRDTLEDGLGDGETSYGMQVTAEILAQNYELSREITDKLAFESFKRALEASKAGKYAPFIIPMKDEDGTELTIDEAVGLREGLVENPSRMGRAMLLFDNPQMKFDEFKTKYSKYLEKSHGPTVSIFNASPRSDGAAGVILTTVEKAKALGLKIEAVLSGWKMKGVDPNLMGIGQAYATESLLTDTGVKIEDVDYVEIHEAFAATAVAALVQIEKDTGWKWEQKFDEKKINPNGGSIAIGHPFGATGIRLVNNAIMDLQEDPKAKKVVITACAHGGIAGAMLIERFEG
- a CDS encoding TetR/AcrR family transcriptional regulator; this translates as MTAQRKKRDSGASVRERILDTATDLFYKQGFSNTGMRQIIQESGSVAASLYDHFPSKKELGIAYLARQEEKTLSDLASLMERYPEVQEFLRAWVILKERQIRHHEFFGDPFAGFANQVMDADPEYTEFLKGIAEKWTKMIRDYLSRAVASGQFSRSMDIQYVSRRVLMAYHGSITLWRMTKDLRYIREMEDSLREIFEDYIAK
- a CDS encoding bile acid:sodium symporter family protein, which gives rise to MQSGFLLEIVLPISLFIIMFGMGLSLTLKDFERVALFPKAVLVGLLAQLLLLPLLGFMVATMFHLEPLLAVGLMVLSCCPSGPTSNMYSYLFKGDVALSVTLTALISVIKPFTLPFLTYYSMVYFMGEGKTIELPILKTILQLFIITVLPVGIGMVVKNYSPKFATACEKPVKVFSMIILFAIIAGLVKQNWEKMWGFFAQSGVAALTMNCICISLGFLLGLLLRLSRTQAVTIAFELGIQNGTTALLVTGTILQVPTMTVVPITYSLLMFVTALVFGLFILKNRRSILDQPSLERAS